A region of Desulfuromonas sp. TF DNA encodes the following proteins:
- a CDS encoding NUDIX domain-containing protein: protein MILPEADYKKVMESMPVVCIDCLVQNDQGEFLLVKRNNEPLKNEFWLPGGRLFKHERLHDAVQRKMREELGIDVRVVRNLGFFEEFFDKTAQNAAGGFHAISFLYLVKPLGSEIQLDRQSSDWGWFRELPERLREYPSLSLGDFL, encoded by the coding sequence ATGATCCTGCCCGAGGCCGACTACAAAAAAGTCATGGAGTCGATGCCGGTGGTCTGCATCGATTGCCTGGTGCAGAATGACCAAGGCGAATTCCTCCTGGTCAAACGCAATAACGAGCCCTTGAAGAACGAGTTCTGGTTGCCGGGCGGCCGCCTGTTCAAGCACGAACGCCTGCATGACGCGGTGCAGCGTAAAATGCGCGAAGAGCTGGGGATCGATGTGCGGGTCGTCAGGAATCTCGGTTTTTTCGAGGAGTTCTTCGATAAAACGGCCCAGAATGCCGCCGGCGGTTTTCACGCCATCAGTTTTCTCTATCTGGTGAAACCCCTGGGGAGCGAGATCCAGCTCGACCGGCAGAGCTCCGATTGGGGCTGGTTCAGGGAACTGCCGGAAAGATTGCGGGAATATCCCTCTTTGAGTCTAGGAGATTTCTTATGA